In Halobaculum sp. XH14, a single genomic region encodes these proteins:
- a CDS encoding zinc-binding dehydrogenase — translation MQAVQFSEHGDRDVIEYGEFPDPEPGRDEVLVDVKAGALNHLDVWTRKGLPGVDLEMPHIPGSDGAGVVLETGEDVTRFEEGDHVAVSAGVSCGVCEFCRDGEESLCVRYSIIGEHQRGVHSERTVVPEDNLVPVPDHVDWEIAGSASLVFQTAWRMLLHRGGLEPGEKVLVLGASGGVGHAAVQIADHAGAEVYATASTDEKLAYAEDCGAEHVINYEAEDFAAEIREHTGRRGVDMVVDHVGAATWRDSLKSLAKGGRVVTCGATTGGNPETDINRIFWNQLSVIGSTMATPGEVDDVLELVWDGTFEPRIREVLPMSEAARAHELLENREGFGKVVVRPDSEL, via the coding sequence ATGCAGGCAGTCCAGTTCTCGGAGCACGGCGACCGCGACGTGATCGAGTACGGCGAGTTCCCGGACCCGGAACCCGGGCGAGACGAGGTGCTCGTCGACGTGAAGGCGGGCGCGCTGAACCACCTCGACGTCTGGACGCGAAAGGGCCTCCCCGGCGTCGACCTGGAGATGCCACACATCCCCGGCAGCGACGGGGCCGGCGTCGTCCTCGAGACCGGCGAGGACGTGACCCGGTTCGAGGAGGGCGACCACGTCGCCGTCAGCGCCGGCGTCTCCTGTGGCGTCTGTGAGTTCTGCCGCGACGGCGAGGAGTCGCTGTGTGTCCGCTACAGCATCATCGGCGAGCACCAGCGCGGCGTCCACTCCGAGCGGACCGTCGTGCCCGAGGACAACCTCGTCCCCGTTCCCGACCACGTCGACTGGGAAATCGCCGGCTCCGCGTCGCTCGTGTTCCAGACCGCCTGGCGGATGCTGCTCCACCGCGGCGGGCTCGAACCAGGCGAGAAGGTCCTGGTGCTCGGCGCCTCGGGCGGCGTCGGCCACGCTGCCGTCCAGATCGCCGACCACGCCGGGGCCGAGGTGTACGCGACCGCCTCCACCGACGAGAAACTCGCCTACGCCGAGGACTGCGGCGCGGAGCACGTCATCAACTACGAGGCCGAGGACTTCGCCGCGGAGATCCGCGAGCACACCGGCCGCCGCGGCGTCGACATGGTCGTCGACCACGTCGGGGCGGCGACGTGGCGCGACTCGCTGAAGTCGCTGGCGAAGGGCGGCCGCGTCGTCACCTGCGGGGCGACCACCGGCGGCAATCCGGAGACGGACATCAACCGCATCTTCTGGAACCAGCTGTCGGTCATCGGCTCGACGATGGCGACGCCGGGCGAGGTCGACGACGTGCTCGAACTCGTCTGGGACGGCACGTTCGAACCACGCATCCGCGAGGTGCTGCCGATGTCCGAGGCCGCACGGGCCCACGAGCTGCTCGAAAACCGTGAGGGCTTTGGCAAGGTGGTCGTAAGACCGGACAGTGAGCTCTGA
- a CDS encoding alpha/beta fold hydrolase, giving the protein MLHGFPEFWYGWRDQIRPLANAGYRVVVPDQRGYNRSEKPDGVREYDLGALAADVTGFIDAYGRETAALVGHDSGGVVGWWVAIHHPERLSAFVAANAPHPTVIRDTLRSDPEQLLKSSYAAFFPLPALPEVVSRALNWRLPTRMMRASAMPGTFSTADFDRYRAAWSRPGAFTAMLNWYRAAARERPKPNSPRVSVPTRIIWGTGDGFLKTRMAHDSLAYCADGRFSHVDEATHRVQHEQPVAVADLILDELA; this is encoded by the coding sequence CTGCTCCACGGGTTCCCCGAGTTCTGGTACGGCTGGCGCGACCAGATCCGGCCGCTGGCGAACGCGGGCTACCGCGTCGTCGTCCCCGACCAGCGTGGCTACAACCGCAGCGAGAAGCCCGACGGGGTGCGCGAGTACGACCTTGGAGCGCTCGCGGCCGACGTCACCGGATTCATCGACGCCTACGGCCGCGAGACCGCCGCACTCGTCGGCCACGACTCGGGCGGCGTCGTCGGCTGGTGGGTCGCCATCCACCACCCCGAGCGGCTCTCGGCGTTCGTCGCCGCCAACGCCCCGCACCCGACGGTGATCCGGGACACCCTGCGTAGTGATCCGGAACAGCTGCTGAAGAGCTCCTACGCGGCGTTCTTCCCGCTCCCGGCGCTCCCCGAGGTCGTCAGTCGCGCGCTGAACTGGCGGCTCCCGACCCGCATGATGCGCGCGTCGGCGATGCCGGGCACGTTCTCGACGGCCGACTTCGACCGCTACCGTGCGGCCTGGTCGCGGCCGGGCGCGTTCACGGCGATGCTGAACTGGTACCGGGCCGCCGCCCGGGAGCGTCCGAAGCCGAACTCGCCCCGCGTGAGCGTGCCGACGCGGATCATCTGGGGGACCGGCGACGGGTTCCTCAAGACGCGCATGGCCCACGACAGCCTCGCGTACTGTGCCGACGGCCGGTTCTCGCACGTCGACGAGGCGACCCACCGGGTCCAGCACGAGCAGCCGGTCGCGGTGGCGGACCTCATCCTGGACGAACTGGCGTGA
- a CDS encoding bifunctional 4-hydroxy-2-oxoglutarate aldolase/2-dehydro-3-deoxy-phosphogluconate aldolase gives MAGARVHSRMSTLETLRESGVVAVLRGAESETVVDTARALVEGGVTALEVTADTDGSAEMIRTLSAELDDDVLVGAGTVLDAATAQSAIAAGAEFVVSPSFHEDVVATCNRYGVLVAPGVMTPTEAVEAYEAGADVVKVFPATTLGPDHVAAMKGPLGQIPMLPTGGVSPDNAGAYVEAGAVAVGAGSALVDREAVEAGEFGAITERARTFRGVIEDAR, from the coding sequence ATGGCCGGCGCGAGAGTTCACTCGCGTATGAGTACGCTCGAAACGCTGCGCGAGAGCGGGGTGGTCGCCGTGCTGCGCGGCGCGGAGTCGGAGACGGTCGTGGACACCGCGAGGGCGCTCGTGGAGGGCGGCGTCACCGCGCTGGAGGTGACGGCCGACACCGACGGCTCGGCCGAGATGATCCGAACGCTCTCGGCGGAACTGGACGACGACGTGCTCGTCGGCGCGGGCACGGTGCTCGACGCGGCGACCGCCCAGTCGGCCATCGCCGCCGGCGCGGAGTTCGTCGTCTCGCCGTCGTTCCACGAGGACGTGGTGGCGACGTGCAACCGCTACGGCGTCCTCGTCGCGCCCGGCGTCATGACCCCGACCGAGGCCGTCGAGGCCTACGAGGCCGGCGCGGACGTGGTGAAGGTGTTCCCCGCCACGACGCTCGGTCCTGACCACGTCGCCGCGATGAAGGGGCCGCTCGGACAGATCCCGATGCTCCCGACCGGCGGCGTCTCGCCGGACAACGCCGGGGCCTACGTCGAGGCCGGCGCGGTCGCCGTCGGTGCCGGCTCAGCGCTCGTGGACCGCGAGGCGGTCGAGGCCGGCGAGTTCGGGGCGATCACCGAGCGCGCCCGGACGTTCCGCGGCGTCATCGAGGACGCGCGGTAG
- a CDS encoding VOC family protein has protein sequence MSGIVFFRTESRPAVVEWYADVVGADVWLEQPGCTICSFDGFRFGFCDADGTENCGILTFVYPDREGVDRMHDRVGDAAREGPHVNETYDIYQFFADDPDGRTAEFQTFLADDGSLG, from the coding sequence ATGTCCGGCATCGTCTTCTTCCGCACCGAGTCGCGCCCGGCGGTCGTCGAGTGGTACGCCGACGTCGTCGGCGCGGACGTGTGGCTCGAACAGCCCGGCTGCACCATCTGCTCGTTCGACGGCTTCCGGTTCGGCTTCTGTGACGCCGACGGGACGGAAAACTGTGGCATCCTCACGTTCGTGTACCCTGACCGGGAGGGCGTCGACCGGATGCACGACCGCGTCGGCGACGCCGCCCGCGAGGGGCCCCACGTCAACGAGACGTACGACATCTACCAGTTCTTCGCGGACGACCCGGACGGCCGGACCGCGGAGTTCCAGACGTTCCTCGCGGACGACGGTTCGCTGGGCTGA
- a CDS encoding DUF192 domain-containing protein, with the protein MSDRRRSARSRRRYLRGLGAALAAGLAGCSADERATATREPTRSADPTGTGSPDATDGSSGTDDPTGTDSTGTDAAGTESTPVHPGYETTEVRVTADGETLGAVAAAIADTSELRRLGLSDTESLPEDRGMLFVFGGVGDRNFVMRRMDFGIDIVYADADGTITKIHHAEAPGPNEDGNDQRYPGRGQYVLEVNYDWTTERGVEAGDVLQFEL; encoded by the coding sequence ATGAGTGATCGACGACGTTCCGCCCGGAGCCGACGGCGGTACCTGCGAGGGCTGGGCGCTGCCCTCGCCGCCGGGCTCGCCGGCTGTTCGGCCGACGAGCGAGCGACGGCGACGCGGGAACCGACACGGTCGGCCGATCCCACGGGAACCGGATCGCCGGACGCGACCGACGGTTCGTCCGGGACCGACGACCCGACCGGGACGGACTCGACCGGAACCGACGCCGCGGGAACCGAGTCCACGCCGGTCCACCCCGGATACGAGACCACGGAGGTCCGGGTGACCGCGGACGGCGAGACGCTGGGGGCGGTCGCCGCTGCGATCGCGGACACGTCCGAACTCCGGCGTCTCGGACTCAGCGACACGGAGTCGCTCCCCGAGGACCGCGGGATGTTGTTCGTCTTCGGGGGGGTGGGGGACCGGAATTTCGTCATGCGGCGGATGGACTTCGGCATCGACATCGTCTACGCGGACGCCGACGGGACGATCACGAAGATTCACCACGCAGAGGCGCCCGGGCCGAACGAGGACGGCAACGACCAGCGGTACCCCGGTCGCGGGCAGTACGTGCTGGAGGTCAACTACGACTGGACGACCGAGCGCGGGGTCGAGGCGGGCGACGTGCTGCAGTTCGAGCTCTGA